From Stegostoma tigrinum isolate sSteTig4 chromosome 1, sSteTig4.hap1, whole genome shotgun sequence:
atcaaatgtttttatttttgagaaTTTCTGAAAAACCTTCTGTTCTTGACATTTTAGATTCAACTGTGGGATACGGCTGGTCAAGAACGTTTCCGGAAGAGCATGGTACAACACTACTACAGGAATGTCCATGCTGTTGTCTTCGTTTATGACATAACCAACCCTGTGAGCTTTCAGAGTCTCCCAGCCTGGATTGAAGAATGTAACCAGCACTCACTCGGTGGAGAAGTCCCACGCATTCTCGTGGGGAACAAGTGTGACCTAACAGATGCAACTAAAATTAAAACAGATCTGGCTCAAAAATTTGCTGATACTCAAAATATGCCCCTGTTTGAAACCTCTGCCAAGAACCCAAATGACAATGATCATGTGGAGGCCATATTCTTGACTTTGGCTCATAAACTGAAAAACCACAAGCCCATGATGCTTAGCCAGCTCCAAGTAGATGAGCCAAAAGTGAAGCTGGAATCCGAACCAAAGGCTGATGTGGAGTGTTACTGTTAAGGAGTAACTTTTTGGTGTTTTCTAAAAAGATTCAAGATCAGGTGCACCAGAAAACTGGTGGAAATTCAACCAGAAAAAAGGGTGAATAATACATTGGATTATCCATGTTTATTTATCAGCCAGAGTTTCTTTACTTAAACTGAAGACAGTAAAGGGCAAGCTGCATTTTCTGGTATTCCCAGATATTAGTTTTATGCAGTTACATGAAGGAGAAGCTTTGTATAAATTGCCTCAGTTAAAGGAGCCATTTGAATTTACTCCTCACGGTTCTTTTCCCACACTATTCTTCACTCGTTCCTTTCAGTTTCCATCTCGAGTTAGTTGTGAGCATTAAATATTTTCTGGATTGGAGGGATCTCCCAGTTTCTCAGATGATTGTTAGGGGTAAATGGCTGAGTCTTGCAGAGCTGGAGAATTTCCCCGTTGATCATCATCAGTTTGTGTTGGATCAGCTGATGTTAGCCAAGGCAATAGTAGGGGATCAATAATCAGTTTCCAGTTCCTTCCAAGTTATGCAGAACGAAACACACAAGTTCATTCATGTTTTGCTGTGATTCCTCTTGTAGTTGAAGTGTCAACATGCACTGCTTTGGCTTGCGTATGAAGAATGGTGCCTAAAATGTAGAAAACTTACAGAAAAGTGTTTTCTTCAAGCAGAAGTATTATTTTCACTACTTGCATTGGTCTGTGGATTTTGTCTGTGAAAAACAGAAATGTGTTGTTCGCAGACCATATATGAATACTAATTCTATATTCCTTTGAGCTTCTAATATGAATGTTGAGATTTTTAAAGGAATGTCAAATGAATTGCAGGCTTTCTGTGGCATCACACTTAATATTCAACTAATGCCTTAAACTACagtaaattttgtttaaaaactatAGAGTGgcaggaaagaaaggaagaagcACAGTGTTTAACAATTCATCTATAGTCATGAAAACTGGCTATAGCAATGCAAACAGTGGTCTCTTTCTGGACAAATACAGACTCCTCTTAAAGTCCAGTCTTCCTTCAAGTTGGCAAAAAAAGGGATATATGATAAAGGGATACATTAAATGGATAATGCCCCTCATGTTGTAGGAACTTGAAATTTTTTTGCATGCATTTGTTTATGCCTGTCCAGTTTTGGCTAATCGGGAAGATATTTGCCAAATGCACTCTAACATTCAGAACAGTTAACCATAATTCTTGCTTATGATGATGAGGCATGAATTACTAGTAACTGATTcctgagggagttgtggagatgTTTTTAATTGAAACTGCTTGCAGATGGTATTAAATGATTGTGCTGGACGAATTTGTAAAATGACATTGTTGTGGTGAGCAATCTAACAGGAGTTCACAGATTACAACAGTACACTTAATCCATTGTCACAGATATCACTACAGTAGTACTTTGAATAAAACACTAGCACAAGTCTAAATAAATGTTTTAATGTTCTAATTCTACTTTGTCATATTTccattttttaaagtatttttcaaaattaaaccaGTCATGTCTTTTCCTAACATCTATTCagggttttattttgaaaaaaacgGTATGTCATATTTGACTTTTATTTCCTCTCTCTAGTTGAATGTTTGATATCACTGACACGGAAGCTGTTTGGATGTGGTCTCCATGCACTCTGGGAAGGCATTTCACAGATTTCTCATTCATGAAGTCCATTCTCTTCTCACTCTATCACATTGCTACTAAACTTCCAACTACCCAGCTTCACTCACTGGCCTCTGTGCACGCTGCTTTTGTAAATCATTCCCATTCATAAGGGAATTTTCATATTTTAGAAACTGCTATTATCAACCTATTGTCTTTACTACCTTGTCTGCCTTTCAATAATAAGGATCCCTGAAAGTGTTATCTCCCAGAATGGACCTCTCCTCACCTGTAGCTCTCTGCTTACGTTCGTGAAATCAGTCTTCAGCCCTCTTCCAGCCACTGCTGCACATCCCTTCCTAACTCAAACAACCTTGTATGAAGTCACCGATCTGTTTAACTCTTAACATTGTTatcacttctcaacctttctaTTACCCTTTTTCCATGGTTATCACACCACTATCTGCTAACATCTTTCCTCCACTGTTTATCTCcgaggttgattttttttttagcaaGTACATTCCCTGCAATGGGTTCTCCGTTGCATGCTGAGAACTGTCCTTGACCTCTCTCTTATTTGGAAGCCATAGCATCCTCAATTAAAGAC
This genomic window contains:
- the rab33ba gene encoding RAB33B, member RAS oncogene family a; translation: MASPRGGGGPPAPEFAPPPSSAAGSLFLSAPPRSRIYKIIVIGDSGVGKTCLTYRFCAGKFPDKTEATIGVDFREKTVDIDGEKIKIQLWDTAGQERFRKSMVQHYYRNVHAVVFVYDITNPVSFQSLPAWIEECNQHSLGGEVPRILVGNKCDLTDATKIKTDLAQKFADTQNMPLFETSAKNPNDNDHVEAIFLTLAHKLKNHKPMMLSQLQVDEPKVKLESEPKADVECYC